One genomic segment of Primulina tabacum isolate GXHZ01 chromosome 9, ASM2559414v2, whole genome shotgun sequence includes these proteins:
- the LOC142556120 gene encoding ribosome biogenesis protein NSA1-like encodes MPRTTTVESPGCPPIRALTFDVLGLVKVIEGRKNENGGAVKMVERWGEPDSSKCVLAASILDRESDPLLGIARKCGSIEVISAINGNLRVHIPSLYETATSLQDDTIIGLHLFKKHQSESSSRSCMLHVCTRKGHVSLESIDVTKSSAEFMHHPSTTTWNISDFGEILLSKIDESENYALYGGKGVEVNIWDLSNNSKIWAAKSPPKNSLGIFTPTLFTTATFLSKDDHRKFVAGTNSHQVRLYDISSQRRPIMSIEFRDTPIKSVAEDLDGHTIHVGNGSGDLGSIDMRTGKLLGCFIGKCSGSIRSIARHPELPVLASCGLDSYLRIWDIHSRQLLSAVFLKQPLTNVFFDSHYRSEEIAVCAPEPQGAPGLDIIEEEPLRLKRKMGSREHKGSKKMSIKKSSKRSKVEEH; translated from the exons ATGCCACGGACGACGACGGTGGAGAGCCCCGGCTGCCCTCCAATTCGAGCCTTAACCTTCGACGTTCTTGGCCTTGTCAAAG TTATTGAGGGGCGTAAAAATGAGAATGGTGGTGCTGTCAAGATGGTGGAGCGTTGGGGAGAACCAGATTCATCTAAATGCGTGCTTGCTGCTTCGATTCTAGACAGAGAGTCTGACCCG CTGCTCGGTATTGCAAGAAAATGTGGTTCG ATCGAGGTGATTAGTGCAATTAATGGGAATCTTCGTGTTCACATTCCAAGTTTATATGAAACTGCAACCAGTCTGCAGGATGATACCATCATTGGATTGCATTTGTTTAAAAAACACCAATCAGAGTCATCATCCAG GTCATGTATGTTGCATGTCTGCACAAGAAAAGGCCATGTGAGCTTGGAATCAATTGATGTGACCAAATCATCAGCAGAGTTCATGCACCATCCTTCTACAACTACATGGAATATAAGTGATTTTGGGGAGATATTGCTTTCAAAAATAGATGAAAGTGAGAACTATGCTCTATATGGAGG GAAGGGTGTTGAAGTAAATATCTGGGATCTCAGCAATAATTCAAAAATCTGGGCTGCAAAATCT CCCCCAAAAAACTCTCTTGGCATATTTACTCCAACTTTGTTTACAACTGCGACCTTCTTGAGTAAAGATGATCACCGTAAATTTGTGGCTGGCACCAATTCCCATCAG GTTCGACTGTATGATATATCTTCCCAGAGAAGACCTATCATGTCAATTGAATTCCGGGATACTCCTATTAAATCTGTTGCCGAAGATTTGGATGGACATACAATACATGTAGGAAATGGCTCAGGTGATCTTGGTTCCATTGATATGCGCACAG GGAAACTCTTGGGATGCTTTATCGGAAAATGTTCTGGAAGTATAAGATCCATAGCCAGGCATCCAGAACTTCCTGTGCTTGCTTCATGTG GGCTTGACAGCTATCTGCGCATCTGGGACATTCATTCACGGCAACTTCTATCTGCG GTTTTCCTGAAGCAGCCGCTTACTAATGTCTTTTTCGATTCGCATTATCGCAGTGAAG AAATCGCTGTTTGTGCACCTGAGCCACAAGGTGCACCGGGTCTCGACATAATCGAAGAGGAACCCCTGCGTCTCAAACGAAAAATGGGTTCTAGAGAACACAAGGGATCTAAGAAAATGTCGATCAAAAAAAGTAGCAAGAGGTCAAAAGTTGAAGAACATTAA
- the LOC142556121 gene encoding mitochondrial pyruvate carrier 1, translating to MAFFKAFLNSPVGPKTTHFWGPVANWGFVIAGLVDMKKPPEMISGNMTGAMCIYSALFMRFAWMVQPRNYLLLACHASNESVQLYQLSRWA from the exons ATGGCTTTCTTCAAAGCATTTCTAAACAGTCCTGTTGGTCCCAAAACTACTCATTTTTGGGGTCCTGTAGCTAATTGGGGATTTGTTATAGCT GGGCTTGTTGATATGAAAAAACCTCCAGAAATGATATCTGGAAACATGACTGGAG CCATGTGTATATATTCTGCATTGTTTATGAGGTTTGCATGGATGGTACAGCCTCGTAACTATTTGTTGCTAGCTTGTCATGCTTCAAATGAGTCAGTGCAACTATATCAACTGTCCCGTTGGGCCTAG